The nucleotide window GTACTATACTAGATAATGATGATCCACCATCAATTACTATGGATGATTCTAGAGAAGATGAGGGTATAGATTTAGTGCATACAATTACCCTTAGTAACCCATCATCAACACCAATTGCAATTAATATTATTACCACTGATGATTTGGCTATAAGTCCAGATGATTACACAGCAATTTCTGAAGTTGTTGTTATTGATGGTACAGTAGATCCTAATAATGCCAATACTCAAATTTCTTTTTCAATAAGCTCTAATTTGGATAATTTAAACGAATTAGAGGAAGAAAATTTAGACGTTCTAGGTGTTGTTACCAGTAATAATGTTGGTGTTCAAGATTTACAAAAAGTGGCTATTATAGTGGATGTAGATCCTAACCCGTTTGTAGAAATTACAAATCCTATTGTAGAAGAAGGTGCCATTTTAGAATTTACAATTACATTGTTGAATGCTAATTCTGAACCCATGCAGAATTATTTACCTATAAATATTATTTTAGAAACTATAGATGACACCACATTTGCTACAGAGGATTACGAACCTATCAATATTCTAACAAGTATTCCTGCATTTACTTCCACAATAAGTCAGAATGTAATCACTATAGATGATAGGTTAAATGAAGATACAGAACAACTGTTTTTACAAACTACAACCAATTTAGATAACATATTAAATACAACAATGCCAAGAGGTCTAGGTACTATTAAAGACAATGATTATCCTAATTTATTTTCCCCAAATGGAGATGGAGTAAGTGACGTTTTTAAAATTTCTGGTATTGTAGAAGATTATCCAAACTTCAGGTTGGTTATTGTAAATCGTCTAGGAAATGAAGTTTTTAATTACAGTAATAATGGTAATGTAAATCCTTCTTGGTGGGATGGAACTTATAAAGGAAACCCAGTATCTACTGGTGTTTATTTTTACACTTTAGATTATAATGATGGTGTAACTAAACCAAAATCTAACTTTATACAATTAATAAGATAATGAGAAAATTTAAATCCTTTATCTTAAAAATTCAATTTAGTAAGCAATTACTTCTTGGTGTTTTATTGTTGTTATTAGTTAGCTCAAGTTATGCTCAACAATTACCTAATTACACTCAGTATTTATATAATATGCAAATTATAAATCCTGCTTATGTTGGTACAAGAGCAGAATTAAGCATGTCTGCATTGTCTAGAGAACAATGGGTAGGTTTAGAGGGTGCACCTACTACTAGAACGTTTTCAGTTAATGGTAGAACAAGAAGAGGTTTAGGTATAGGAGCAACTTTTGTAAACGATCAAATAGGTTTGTCTACCACCAATAATGTAAATGTAGATATATCTTACACTTTAATTACTTCAAAATATAGCAGATTATCTTTTGGATTAAAAGGAGGGTTGACCTTTTTTGATAATAACTTAGCCAATGCAATTACTCCTGATAATGAAATAAACACATCCATTTCTGGTCAATACCCAAATGTAGGTTTTGGAGCATTTTTTTACAATAGAAAATTTTATGCTGGTTTATCTATACCCTACATTTTAGAAACACCACAATTTTATATAGAAGATAATTTCTCTGAAGCAAGACTCGCAAAAAATGCGAATTACTTTCTTACTGCAGGTTATTTATTTGAGTTAAGAGAGGGTGTAATCTTTAAACCTTCTACAATGGTTAGGTACTCAGCCAATTTACCATTATCTATAGATTTAAATGCTAATATTTTCTATAAAGATAAAATAGAGGCAGGTTTGTCTTATCGTCATCAAAACTCTTTAAGTGCTTTATTTGCTTTAATTATTAAAGAAAAATTTAGAGTTGGTTATGCCTATGATCATAGATTTGAAGCTTTTGGAGGCAATTTTAGCAC belongs to Polaribacter dokdonensis and includes:
- a CDS encoding PorP/SprF family type IX secretion system membrane protein, with product MRKFKSFILKIQFSKQLLLGVLLLLLVSSSYAQQLPNYTQYLYNMQIINPAYVGTRAELSMSALSREQWVGLEGAPTTRTFSVNGRTRRGLGIGATFVNDQIGLSTTNNVNVDISYTLITSKYSRLSFGLKGGLTFFDNNLANAITPDNEINTSISGQYPNVGFGAFFYNRKFYAGLSIPYILETPQFYIEDNFSEARLAKNANYFLTAGYLFELREGVIFKPSTMVRYSANLPLSIDLNANIFYKDKIEAGLSYRHQNSLSALFALIIKEKFRVGYAYDHRFEAFGGNFSTHEFILHIDINLKRNTRWLLSNKCYF